In a genomic window of Demequina muriae:
- a CDS encoding transcription initiation protein, which yields MTKFLITFPSVAMAALTEDELAAASADSHTVIEEAKAAGVYVFGGGIDEGVDPVLVAGDGTVSAETHPGSPVTGGVLVLELPSRDDAVQWSAKIAAACRCPQELRAFMYDPAS from the coding sequence ATGACGAAGTTCCTGATCACGTTCCCCAGCGTGGCGATGGCGGCGCTCACTGAAGACGAGCTCGCCGCCGCCTCCGCCGACTCCCACACGGTTATCGAGGAGGCGAAGGCGGCGGGCGTCTACGTGTTCGGCGGCGGGATCGACGAGGGCGTCGACCCCGTGCTGGTCGCCGGGGACGGCACGGTGAGCGCAGAGACCCACCCGGGCTCCCCGGTGACGGGTGGCGTCCTAGTACTGGAACTCCCGTCGCGGGACGACGCGGTCCAGTGGTCGGCGAAGATCGCCGCCGCCTGCCGCTGCCCGCAGGAGCTGCGCGCGTTCATGTACGACCCGGCGAGCTAG